The following DNA comes from Kitasatospora sp. NBC_01287.
CCGTCAACTGCGCTCGCTCACAGAGGAGCTGGGCCCGGGCGGCACCTTCGGTGTCAACTTCCTCCACCGGCACGGGGCACCCGAGCAGGAGGCAGCCCTGGTCGACCTGCTGCTCAGGTACGGCGTCGATCTGGTCGAGGCCTCCGGGTTCCCGCTGATCACCGAGGACCTGGTCCGGTTCCGGCTCAAGGGCGGCCGGATCCTGGCGAAGGTCTCCAGGAGCGACACCGCCGCCGAGTTCCTGGCGCCACCCCCGCAGCGCCTGGTCGCGCGGCTGCTCGAATCCGGGGCGGTGACGCGGGAGGAGGCCGCCGCGGCGGCCTCCCGCCCCATGGCCGACGACCTGTGCGTCGAGGGGGACGGCGGGTGGCTGAGCGGCACGGCCGATGCGCTGACCGTCCTTCCTGCCGTGCTCCGGCTCCGGGACGGGAGCGCCCTGCCCGGCCACCCGGTGCACATCGGCTGCGCCGGTGGAATCGGCAGTCCGGAGGCGGCCGCCGCGGCCTTCCTGCTCGGCGCCGACTTCGTGCTGACCGGCTCGGTCAACCAGTGCTCGGTGGAGGCGGCCACCAGCGACGCGGTGAAGGACCTCCTGCAGGAGGCGCGCGAGTACGACGTGGACACCGCACCCTGGGGTGAGATGTTCGAACTCGGGGTGCGGGCACGCTATTTGAAGCGCGGTCTGTTCTTTCCCGCCCGCGCCTCCCGGTTGTATGATCTCTGGCACCGGCACGCCTCGTTCGCCGGACTCGACCAGGGGACCCGGACCCAGGTGGTCGACCGCTACCTCGGCGGCGAGCAACTCCCGCCCGCGGCGGCCGGCCTGGACCCGAAGGCGGAGCTGGCCACGCTGTTCCGCGCGTACTTCGCCCGCGGACTGCGGCTCGCGGTGACCGGCGACCGCAACTCCAGAGTGGACTATCTGGTCCACTGCGGGCCGGCCATGGGCGCGTTCAACCAGGCGGTAGCCGGGACCCGTCTGCGCGATTGGCACCACCGCACGGTCGAGGCCATCTCCGACACCCTCATGGAGGGCGCGGCGGCGCATCTCACCACCCGGCTGCGGGGTTTCCAGCAGACCCCGCACAGCCAGAGCAAGTGACCACAGGAATCACGGAACAGGACAACCCAAGACGATGACCGAAGTGCCGCAGAACCAGCCGGTGATGTTCAACCCGTTCACGCCCGAATTCATGGAGGACCCCTATCCGCACTACGCGGAGGTGCGCAGGCACGTGCCGGTGCACGAGCACCCGGGCGGCTTCTGGATGCTCTCCCGGTACGAGGACGTGCTCGCGCTGGTGCGGTCCGGGCTCTCCGTCGAGCAGCGCCACGTCGCCCCCGGACCGTTCCGCGACGCCTACACGAACGCGGGTGTCACGGACGACCCGAGGCTGAAGGGGCTGGCCCTGCTCGACCGGGACCCGCCGGACCACACCCGGCTGCGGAAGCTGGTCAGCACGGCGTTCACCGGACGCGCGATCAGCGCCATGGAGCCGCAGATCCGCTCCCTCGTCGACGACGCCCTCGACGGGATCGCCGAGGCCGGCGGCGGCGACCTGGTCGAGGCGCTCGCGTTCCCGCTGCCGTTCATGGTGATCGCGCGGATGCTCGGCATGCCGCCCACGGACAACAAGCGGCTGCGCGAGCTCACCAGCATGCTGATGCGCTCCGTCGAACCGACCACCGACCCCGAGGTGATGAGGGCCGTGGAGGCGGCCGACGCGGAGCTCTTCGAGCTCGTCGGTGAAGCCGTCTCCTGGAAGCGGAGCAATCTCGGTGACGACCTGCTCAGCGCGCTCATCACGGTCGAGGAGGACGGCGAGACCCTCAGCCACGACGAGTTGATCGCCCAGGTCGCCATGCTCTACATCGCGGGTCACGAGACGACCGTGAACCTCATCTCCGGTGGCGCCCTCGCACTGCTACGCAACCCGGACCAGCTGGAACTGCTGCGAGCCAAGCCGGAGTTGGAGCAGAACGCGGTGGAGGAGTTCCTGCGCTACGACTCTCCCGTGCACAACAGCAGGCGGATCACCCTTGAGCCGTACCAGGTCGGCGGGACCGAGATTCCGCCCGGGTCCTTCATCCTCGCCAGCCTGGCCGCGGCCAACCGGGACGAGGACTTCTTCGGGCCCGACGCGGCGGAACTGCGCATCGACCGGGAGAAGGCACGCCGGCATCTGTCCTTCGGCAGCGGGATGCACCTGTGCATCGGCGCGACGCTGGCCCGTATCGAAGGCAGGGTGGCCATCGGTGAACTGGTGCGCCGTTTCCCCGGCGTGAGCCTGGACGGCGAGGTCGAGTGGAACGGACTGCTCAGCCTGCGCGGGGCGGCACGACTGCCGATCCGGGTGTGAGCCGCGGCGCCGGGGGCGCGCCACAACGTCGGCCCGGCGCCCGGCAGTCGAGCCGGTAGAGCGTGTCCCTGTCTCCGGCGACGCATGCGATCGGACCGCACGCGTCGCCGGACGGCGCCACCGCGCCTGCCGAGAAAGCCGTCCTCAGGCCTCAGGCCTCAGGCCTCACACCTCAGGTCTCAGGCCTCAGGCCTCAGGCCGGTGATCG
Coding sequences within:
- a CDS encoding cytochrome P450 → MTEVPQNQPVMFNPFTPEFMEDPYPHYAEVRRHVPVHEHPGGFWMLSRYEDVLALVRSGLSVEQRHVAPGPFRDAYTNAGVTDDPRLKGLALLDRDPPDHTRLRKLVSTAFTGRAISAMEPQIRSLVDDALDGIAEAGGGDLVEALAFPLPFMVIARMLGMPPTDNKRLRELTSMLMRSVEPTTDPEVMRAVEAADAELFELVGEAVSWKRSNLGDDLLSALITVEEDGETLSHDELIAQVAMLYIAGHETTVNLISGGALALLRNPDQLELLRAKPELEQNAVEEFLRYDSPVHNSRRITLEPYQVGGTEIPPGSFILASLAAANRDEDFFGPDAAELRIDREKARRHLSFGSGMHLCIGATLARIEGRVAIGELVRRFPGVSLDGEVEWNGLLSLRGAARLPIRV